A portion of the Sphaerochaeta pleomorpha str. Grapes genome contains these proteins:
- a CDS encoding ABC transporter permease → MRLALEKRDSKSRKMTILVPIFSLLISFALGAIVLAISNANPAKTYYAMFRGAFGSPTKFQYTITKAIPLLLTGLAVGIAFRLKFWNIGAEGQYVCGVIGITWVMQFWTFLPNWMLLPVGMIVGVLFGAMWGGIPGVLKAEWGVDETLTTLMMNYIAIGYAEYLYINAWKAPRGNMGTVKYPEFAWLPRIWGKVHSGIFFALVLVLILWFVLYKTRWGFELNMIGKNPRAAQCQGVSIKKNIILAMLLSGGIAGLAGVIDSAAVTHCLTKGVNSGYGFTGIIIAWMSGLNPFASILIAIIMAALDTGADALQISLKLPSAMGEVLQGLILIPLLAGSIFTEYKLIAVGKQKEVAK, encoded by the coding sequence ATGAGACTTGCCTTGGAGAAACGGGATAGCAAGTCCCGTAAAATGACCATTCTGGTCCCTATTTTTTCCTTATTGATTTCCTTTGCGCTGGGAGCAATTGTTTTGGCCATTTCCAATGCAAACCCGGCAAAAACCTATTATGCAATGTTTCGGGGAGCCTTTGGCAGCCCTACCAAATTCCAGTATACCATAACAAAGGCTATACCACTGCTGTTGACGGGTCTTGCCGTCGGTATCGCCTTCAGGCTTAAGTTCTGGAATATCGGTGCTGAAGGACAGTATGTCTGTGGCGTTATCGGCATTACCTGGGTCATGCAGTTCTGGACTTTTCTCCCGAACTGGATGCTCCTTCCTGTCGGTATGATCGTCGGGGTTCTCTTCGGAGCAATGTGGGGAGGTATTCCTGGGGTCTTGAAGGCCGAGTGGGGGGTTGATGAGACCTTGACTACCCTCATGATGAACTATATAGCCATAGGATACGCCGAGTACCTGTACATCAATGCATGGAAGGCACCCAGGGGTAATATGGGAACCGTAAAATACCCTGAATTTGCCTGGCTTCCCAGAATCTGGGGAAAAGTACATAGCGGAATATTCTTCGCGCTGGTATTGGTCCTTATCCTCTGGTTTGTGCTGTATAAGACCCGGTGGGGCTTTGAACTGAACATGATTGGCAAAAACCCCCGTGCCGCCCAGTGCCAGGGAGTGTCCATCAAGAAAAACATCATCCTGGCAATGCTGCTCTCGGGCGGAATTGCCGGACTCGCCGGGGTAATCGACTCTGCTGCTGTAACGCACTGCCTTACAAAGGGCGTGAACTCAGGCTATGGGTTTACCGGCATCATCATCGCCTGGATGAGCGGACTGAATCCCTTTGCTTCGATTCTTATAGCGATCATCATGGCAGCCCTCGATACCGGTGCCGATGCCTTGCAGATAAGTCTGAAACTTCCCTCAGCTATGGGTGAAGTCCTACAGGGATTGATCCTTATACCGCTCTTGGCTGGAAGTATTTTCACCGAATACAAGCTTATTGCCGTAGGCAAACAGAAGGAGGTAGCCAAATGA
- a CDS encoding ABC transporter ATP-binding protein yields MDEKNTDEEIVVRMVEISKHFPGVLANDKVNLTLHRGEVLALLGENGAGKSTLMNMLVGLYRPDGGQIYINGKLAEIHSPQDSMALGVGMIHQEFMLVGNMTVAENIILGMKGLAVIPPMAEIKAKITELSKRYGLQVYPNKIIQELSVGEQQRVEILKLLYRGAQILILDEPTAVLTPGEARDLNEIIKKMLSEGKSAIFITHKMDEVMEFSHTVQVLRRGKSVSVCATNTIERVQDLANMMVGRDILFSLERGQYKPGEVKLEAKNLVIKTIGGERNVLDDISFQLRGGEILGIAGVAGNGQQQLTEALTGLLHVSSGNIIINGKDLTNKTPLQIIKSGVSHIPADRGRMGVVGDMSVGDNLSMKKYRTEELSNHSIIKRGLVRIFAEKLISAFTIKTPSQDTSVKFLSGGNIQKTILAREIDSCGGILIAVYPSRGLDVGATEAVRQNLIKQRDMGNAVLLVSEELEELLMVADRIAVMFEGKFMAILDVKEAKTEEIGLLMAGVQRRDV; encoded by the coding sequence ATGGACGAGAAAAACACCGACGAAGAAATCGTCGTGCGGATGGTTGAAATATCCAAACACTTCCCAGGTGTTCTGGCAAATGACAAAGTCAACTTGACCTTGCACCGTGGCGAAGTACTCGCTTTGCTCGGGGAGAATGGAGCAGGAAAGAGTACTCTGATGAATATGCTCGTCGGGCTATACAGACCCGATGGAGGACAGATATACATCAATGGCAAATTGGCTGAGATTCATTCTCCACAGGATTCAATGGCTCTGGGTGTGGGTATGATCCACCAGGAATTCATGCTTGTTGGCAATATGACCGTTGCAGAAAACATCATATTGGGCATGAAAGGTCTTGCGGTAATCCCTCCTATGGCTGAAATCAAGGCAAAGATCACTGAACTGAGCAAACGGTACGGACTGCAGGTATACCCCAATAAAATAATCCAGGAATTATCTGTCGGGGAGCAGCAACGCGTAGAAATCCTGAAGCTCCTCTATCGTGGGGCCCAGATACTTATCCTTGACGAACCGACGGCGGTCTTGACCCCGGGGGAAGCAAGGGATTTGAACGAGATAATCAAGAAGATGCTCTCAGAAGGCAAGAGCGCAATCTTCATTACCCATAAAATGGATGAGGTTATGGAATTTTCCCATACCGTTCAGGTACTCAGACGTGGCAAGAGCGTGAGCGTGTGTGCAACCAATACTATTGAACGGGTCCAAGATCTTGCAAACATGATGGTTGGCCGCGACATTCTCTTTTCCTTGGAACGCGGGCAATACAAGCCGGGGGAAGTCAAGCTGGAAGCGAAAAACCTGGTGATAAAAACCATCGGGGGAGAGCGAAACGTACTTGACGATATTTCCTTCCAGCTCCGTGGGGGAGAAATCCTTGGCATCGCAGGTGTTGCAGGCAATGGGCAGCAACAGCTGACTGAGGCTTTGACTGGGCTTTTACATGTTTCAAGCGGAAATATCATTATCAATGGAAAGGATCTGACCAACAAAACTCCCTTACAGATTATCAAATCAGGGGTGAGCCACATTCCTGCTGACAGGGGAAGGATGGGAGTTGTTGGGGATATGAGTGTCGGCGACAACCTCTCCATGAAAAAATACAGGACGGAGGAGCTGTCAAACCACAGTATCATAAAGAGGGGGCTTGTCAGGATTTTTGCAGAGAAGCTGATTTCTGCCTTCACTATAAAAACACCGTCGCAGGATACTTCGGTTAAATTCCTGAGCGGGGGAAATATACAGAAGACTATTTTGGCACGCGAAATCGACTCCTGTGGCGGAATCCTCATCGCAGTATACCCCTCAAGAGGTCTCGATGTCGGGGCCACCGAGGCAGTCAGGCAGAACCTCATCAAGCAAAGGGACATGGGCAATGCAGTGTTGCTGGTTTCAGAAGAGCTTGAGGAACTTTTAATGGTGGCTGACAGAATAGCAGTCATGTTTGAGGGTAAGTTCATGGCAATATTAGATGTCAAAGAGGCAAAGACCGAAGAAATCGGCTTGCTCATGGCCGGTGTTCAGAGGAGGGATGTATGA
- a CDS encoding BMP family ABC transporter substrate-binding protein — translation MKKGIVLSLMVLLVSSLAFAQGAKEADTTAKANAPMKVGVIYISAPGDMGYSYMHDQGTKAMEKYFGDKIQVIRMEGVEENENSERAMESLIDEGCKVIFANSYNYQEYMLNVAKAHPDVYFEHCSGYLSNANMSNYFGRMYQMRYLAGMIAGKMSPTGKLGYVGAFNTPEVVRGINAYTLGARAVNPNATVTVVWTNTWYDPSLERQGAVALLDQGCDVIAQHQDTTEPAKAAIERGKYAVGYNADFRSMIGDDRILVSPMWNWGNYMIPAVESALNGTWKSQSYWGGLDDEMIHLSEISPLVPADFQKLIVAKEAEIKNGTFDVFWGELKDNQTGALRQKAGEKMDDGAMLTMDWFVEGVIGSVK, via the coding sequence ATGAAGAAAGGTATTGTTCTATCTCTGATGGTCCTATTGGTTTCTTCCCTTGCTTTTGCACAGGGAGCCAAGGAAGCCGATACTACCGCTAAGGCTAATGCACCGATGAAGGTCGGTGTAATTTACATCAGCGCTCCTGGCGACATGGGGTATTCCTACATGCACGACCAGGGCACAAAAGCAATGGAAAAGTATTTCGGTGACAAAATCCAGGTTATTCGGATGGAAGGCGTCGAAGAGAACGAGAACAGCGAAAGAGCTATGGAAAGCCTCATTGATGAAGGCTGCAAAGTAATCTTCGCCAATTCCTACAACTACCAGGAATACATGCTCAATGTTGCAAAGGCTCACCCCGATGTATACTTCGAGCACTGCTCTGGCTACCTCTCCAATGCAAACATGTCAAATTATTTCGGCAGAATGTACCAGATGCGTTATCTTGCAGGTATGATCGCCGGGAAAATGTCCCCAACCGGAAAACTCGGTTATGTCGGCGCTTTCAATACCCCTGAGGTTGTTCGTGGCATCAATGCCTATACCCTCGGAGCCAGAGCTGTCAACCCGAACGCTACTGTTACCGTCGTATGGACAAATACCTGGTATGACCCTTCACTGGAACGTCAAGGTGCAGTAGCCCTTCTCGACCAGGGTTGCGATGTCATTGCCCAGCACCAGGACACCACCGAACCTGCCAAGGCCGCAATTGAACGCGGTAAGTATGCAGTTGGTTACAATGCCGATTTCAGAAGCATGATCGGTGATGATCGTATCCTGGTATCCCCGATGTGGAACTGGGGCAACTATATGATCCCTGCAGTGGAAAGTGCCCTTAACGGAACCTGGAAATCCCAGAGCTACTGGGGTGGACTTGATGATGAGATGATTCACCTTTCAGAGATTTCCCCGTTGGTCCCTGCCGATTTCCAGAAGCTCATTGTAGCCAAGGAAGCAGAAATCAAGAATGGTACCTTCGATGTATTCTGGGGCGAGCTGAAAGACAACCAGACCGGTGCACTTCGCCAGAAGGCCGGTGAAAAGATGGATGACGGTGCTATGCTTACCATGGATTGGTTTGTTGAAGGCGTTATCGGATCAGTAAAGTAA
- a CDS encoding SLBB domain-containing protein: protein MKTAKRIVSFFLVIAMTSALFASIGPGLVVRSPLFGLSVDDETPVAMLAVQGYSQQLGLSSLTVEETAQARVLTAISNGQYPVTPGDTYRLVYLDGLKTVTLDLQVDEKLSVAVPGLGTVEGSDLTLAQLKQQILAMVKTYHSYSNPQLVLTGTGSFTIAVIGEVGGTRFIPVWGLSHLSSVVSSATNFASTREVTITHKDGTSASYDLYLALRKGILDQDPLLRSGDVVSIPRAEKMVVLAGNVYSPGTYQLKEGQALQDLISYYGGGVLSSADVQKIRIQRYDKKTGVWQALYANLLNGDSFALQDQDQVVVDTIAPSMMSVTVEGAVSVKEAYDDLSSTALLGNPSGRIFYQFYPGESIKQLFNSIGTRLMTVSDLNGVYLERDGQRIALDLEQILYGSAENASMKLKAGDTFTIPFNQRFVTVSGAVVRSGVYAYVPDKGISYYLSLAGGLSDDASVPTSIKVYDANNNQIDKDSKVPSEATIKVAKNTFVKDIAPTVAIVGLVSSILGIVYIVLQSISEAKTL, encoded by the coding sequence ATGAAAACAGCGAAAAGAATAGTATCATTTTTTTTGGTTATTGCCATGACTTCCGCTTTGTTTGCATCCATTGGACCCGGTTTGGTAGTTCGTTCTCCCTTGTTCGGATTAAGTGTGGATGACGAAACACCTGTTGCAATGCTGGCAGTCCAAGGATATTCACAACAATTGGGACTTTCAAGTCTCACCGTTGAGGAAACCGCACAAGCAAGGGTTCTTACAGCTATAAGCAATGGCCAATACCCGGTAACCCCAGGTGACACCTACCGCTTGGTTTATCTTGATGGATTGAAGACCGTTACCTTGGACCTGCAGGTTGATGAGAAATTGTCTGTAGCGGTACCGGGGCTTGGGACTGTCGAAGGATCTGATCTTACGCTTGCACAGCTGAAGCAACAAATCCTGGCTATGGTAAAAACCTATCATAGTTACTCAAATCCCCAGTTGGTCCTAACCGGGACAGGTTCTTTCACCATAGCGGTAATTGGAGAAGTCGGGGGAACCCGCTTTATTCCTGTCTGGGGTCTTTCGCATCTTTCCTCGGTTGTCTCGAGTGCTACGAATTTTGCCTCAACCCGAGAAGTGACCATTACACATAAAGACGGAACCTCGGCAAGCTATGATTTATATCTTGCCCTACGCAAAGGCATTCTCGACCAAGACCCTCTTTTGAGAAGTGGCGATGTTGTTTCGATTCCTAGGGCGGAGAAGATGGTTGTCCTTGCAGGAAATGTATATTCTCCAGGAACGTATCAGCTCAAGGAAGGGCAGGCTTTGCAAGATCTTATTTCCTATTATGGGGGAGGGGTTTTAAGCAGTGCCGACGTGCAGAAAATCAGAATCCAGCGCTATGACAAGAAAACAGGTGTCTGGCAAGCACTCTATGCCAATTTGCTCAATGGTGATTCCTTTGCTTTGCAGGATCAGGACCAGGTTGTCGTTGATACCATTGCCCCGTCCATGATGAGCGTCACGGTAGAAGGCGCAGTTTCGGTAAAGGAAGCGTATGACGACTTGTCTTCCACCGCTTTGCTTGGCAACCCCTCCGGAAGGATTTTCTATCAGTTCTACCCCGGGGAATCAATCAAGCAGCTATTTAATTCCATTGGCACTCGGCTTATGACGGTCAGTGACCTCAATGGTGTCTATCTGGAACGAGATGGCCAGCGTATAGCATTGGACCTTGAGCAGATCCTCTATGGGAGTGCGGAAAACGCTTCGATGAAGCTTAAGGCAGGCGATACCTTTACCATTCCTTTCAACCAGCGTTTCGTTACCGTAAGCGGAGCTGTCGTTCGTTCCGGGGTATATGCCTATGTTCCTGATAAAGGGATCTCTTATTACCTTTCCCTTGCTGGGGGATTGAGTGATGATGCTTCGGTACCCACCTCGATCAAGGTGTATGATGCCAATAACAACCAGATCGACAAGGACTCGAAAGTACCTTCTGAAGCTACCATTAAGGTTGCGAAGAATACCTTTGTAAAAGATATTGCACCGACTGTGGCCATTGTAGGCTTGGTCAGTTCAATCCTTGGGATAGTGTATATTGTCTTGCAGAGCATCAGCGAAGCAAAAACTCTCTAA
- a CDS encoding GumC family protein, whose product MNENTETQTGQNIYDNNDEGISLSELLKIFKHHFKWFLFGFFLVVGMAVVYLQLAIPQYESGVSVLVDPIQKSSSIENLLESSASSTKIATEVELITSRKNIEFALSTLDLDSYKNAEGDSYSNREVLGNVKDRIVVSTVKDTNIVKIVVTDASPMFARDLANALASSYDGLLTGIAKNSKTAQREFIDAQIPINQKMLVLASDALGDFRENSDIIQLTDKSTLLVNEISYYKLRLEPLKLQMQEASVFIQNYNQGLVNAGIKGILTLDELGNDVKIKAKLKELNGWKTELTMYESLSSPQIGTSATSLSSNNSSRVYFLNSAIEQITKDLLDRVSVLTSAYANESNTQSIVQLLTTEVAIQVLEERGAQFTNELSQLPVLERQLSELQRDVQIYETIDLKLRDMLEEVKLVEAAVTGNVTVVDQANIPLNPVSPNKLLILAVALLLGCAVGLLFALGIEASDQTIRNEAQIKKLVKNAIPLLGWLPLMKVSPKDKYPMFSVFNDPLSFEAERFKLISNMLYNKHDMKVFSITSCSMAEGKSTIVANVALSLAQMGKKVLIIDGDLRLPSMERFFLLKHSESGLVDYVINSVPLERSIVQPLDSVPNLHLLSSGSTPLVPAAIFSNPNYIETLKHLKTLYDFIIIDAPPLDSASELLTISKNIDGLIITVRAGVTSKLSLIDLVDNLKTGNAPILGIVFNGCSAGTTNSGYHYGNYYNSYAYRYNSYQNNNSKKGLKLSNYKIQNSSGYRKKYRQNIRQRDNQKLDLSDTVLAFGPQSYCHSLHEWGDVQHFNPVTGIGPQHNADFKDGLEAIENDLESIGKL is encoded by the coding sequence ATGAACGAAAATACCGAAACCCAGACGGGTCAAAATATATATGACAATAACGATGAGGGGATTTCCCTATCGGAATTGCTCAAGATATTCAAACATCATTTCAAATGGTTTCTGTTTGGGTTCTTTCTTGTAGTCGGCATGGCTGTTGTCTATCTCCAGTTAGCTATACCCCAATATGAATCCGGAGTATCGGTTTTGGTAGACCCTATCCAGAAATCCTCCTCAATCGAGAACCTTTTGGAAAGTTCTGCAAGCTCTACCAAGATTGCCACGGAAGTAGAGTTGATAACCAGTAGGAAGAATATCGAGTTTGCGCTCAGTACCTTGGATCTCGATTCCTATAAGAATGCGGAAGGTGACAGTTACAGCAATAGAGAAGTCCTTGGCAATGTCAAGGACCGGATTGTCGTTTCCACCGTAAAGGATACCAATATTGTCAAAATCGTGGTAACCGATGCAAGCCCAATGTTTGCCCGGGACCTCGCCAATGCCCTTGCTTCAAGCTACGATGGGCTTCTGACTGGTATTGCAAAGAACTCAAAAACCGCCCAGAGAGAGTTTATCGACGCACAGATTCCCATTAACCAGAAAATGTTGGTACTCGCTTCAGATGCCCTTGGAGACTTCAGGGAAAATAGCGATATCATCCAGCTGACTGATAAAAGCACGCTTCTGGTAAATGAGATTTCCTATTATAAACTTCGGCTGGAACCGCTGAAGTTGCAGATGCAGGAAGCCTCGGTTTTTATCCAAAACTACAATCAGGGCCTGGTAAATGCCGGGATCAAGGGAATACTTACCTTGGATGAGTTGGGCAATGATGTAAAAATCAAGGCGAAGCTGAAGGAGCTGAACGGCTGGAAGACAGAACTTACCATGTATGAGTCTCTCAGTTCTCCTCAGATTGGGACTTCGGCAACTTCTTTGTCTTCGAATAATTCTTCCAGGGTCTATTTCCTCAATAGTGCCATTGAACAGATTACAAAGGATTTGTTGGATCGTGTTTCGGTCCTTACCAGTGCATATGCCAATGAATCAAACACGCAGTCCATTGTTCAACTCCTCACTACAGAGGTTGCCATACAGGTTTTAGAGGAACGTGGGGCACAGTTTACCAATGAGCTGTCACAGCTTCCGGTTTTGGAACGGCAACTTTCCGAGCTTCAGAGAGATGTCCAGATTTATGAGACCATTGACCTGAAACTCAGGGATATGCTTGAGGAAGTGAAATTGGTCGAGGCAGCTGTAACCGGAAATGTTACTGTTGTTGACCAGGCAAATATTCCCTTGAACCCGGTAAGTCCCAACAAGCTATTGATCCTTGCCGTTGCCCTGCTTCTCGGTTGTGCGGTAGGTCTCTTGTTTGCTTTGGGAATCGAGGCTTCCGACCAAACGATCCGCAATGAAGCGCAGATCAAGAAACTGGTGAAAAATGCAATACCGCTTCTTGGGTGGCTCCCTCTTATGAAGGTTTCCCCGAAAGATAAGTACCCCATGTTTTCCGTTTTCAATGATCCGCTTTCTTTTGAGGCCGAGCGATTCAAACTCATTTCCAACATGCTGTACAACAAGCATGATATGAAAGTCTTTTCCATCACCTCCTGCTCGATGGCAGAAGGTAAGAGTACGATTGTTGCCAACGTAGCTCTTTCCCTGGCCCAGATGGGTAAGAAAGTTTTGATTATAGATGGTGACTTGCGATTACCCAGCATGGAACGGTTTTTCCTTCTGAAACACTCAGAATCGGGTCTTGTCGACTACGTAATCAATTCTGTTCCATTGGAAAGAAGCATTGTTCAGCCTCTGGATTCGGTTCCCAACCTTCACTTGCTCTCATCGGGAAGTACCCCATTGGTCCCTGCAGCAATCTTTTCGAATCCAAATTACATTGAAACCCTGAAACACCTCAAGACTCTGTATGATTTCATCATCATCGACGCCCCTCCGTTGGATTCGGCAAGCGAGTTGTTAACCATATCGAAAAATATCGATGGTTTGATAATCACGGTAAGGGCAGGTGTTACTTCTAAGTTGTCCTTGATCGATTTGGTGGATAACCTCAAAACAGGAAATGCGCCTATTTTGGGTATCGTTTTCAATGGATGCAGTGCCGGGACGACAAACAGTGGGTATCATTATGGGAATTATTACAATTCTTATGCCTATCGTTATAATTCATACCAGAATAACAATTCCAAGAAAGGACTTAAGTTAAGCAATTATAAGATTCAAAATTCTTCCGGGTACCGTAAAAAGTACAGGCAGAATATTCGCCAGCGGGATAACCAGAAGCTTGATCTCAGCGATACCGTCCTTGCCTTTGGCCCTCAGTCCTATTGTCATTCACTCCATGAATGGGGAGATGTACAGCATTTCAACCCGGTTACAGGAATTGGACCCCAGCACAATGCTGACTTCAAAGATGGCTTGGAGGCTATTGAAAACGATTTGGAATCCATTGGGAAACTATAA
- a CDS encoding bifunctional aspartate carbamoyltransferase catalytic subunit/aspartate carbamoyltransferase regulatory subunit has product MEKQSVFAGRSLCVIDDFTIEERKYLFEEVKVLKQAMEKNDLSVMDRYRINDKDFGIYEVFLEDSTRTKESFRNAANFHHVKVSELNSDSSSFNKGESFADTFNTLSGYSNTIFIVRSKIEGVCRWLEDECHEYALRNKLWRKPSFINAGDGKHEHPTQELLDEFTFMEDNTWQTDSIHLALVGDLYHGRTVHSKAAGLRIFEKVRVDLIAPPELAMPENYLLEMKKNGFDIRQFSSIEEYLKQSDIADKWYFTRPQLERMGDRILQRQDELRNSITFRKEFMGKLPENTKFYHPLPRHKVTPTIPTFLDNTSLNAWERQSINGMYVRIALLALIGGKIGSGFVPSESKREREDEEYIFEVALDQEKPKDKVISEGVQPIRNGIVIDHICRGDSPSEIRDHMRLISSVLHLDEEKGGEWVSCGHKDETTFKGIIFRPGANDLTRKELKRLAAVSPGCTLNIIKEGKVEKKYRMQMPPRIYNFDDLSCTNEACISHPVQSEGVPAMFYRTADNKFACAYCGKTHSFKEIWKSRKK; this is encoded by the coding sequence ATGGAAAAGCAAAGCGTTTTTGCCGGAAGGTCCCTGTGTGTCATTGATGATTTCACCATTGAAGAAAGGAAGTATCTTTTTGAGGAAGTCAAGGTCCTGAAACAGGCCATGGAGAAAAACGATCTTTCGGTCATGGATAGATATCGGATCAATGACAAGGATTTTGGGATTTATGAAGTATTCCTTGAAGACAGTACCAGGACGAAGGAATCCTTCCGCAATGCAGCCAATTTTCATCATGTCAAGGTATCGGAGCTGAATAGCGATAGTTCATCCTTCAACAAAGGCGAGAGCTTTGCAGATACATTCAATACGCTCAGCGGGTACTCGAATACCATCTTTATCGTAAGAAGCAAAATTGAAGGCGTATGCAGGTGGCTTGAGGATGAATGCCACGAGTATGCCTTGCGTAACAAACTCTGGAGAAAACCTTCATTCATCAATGCCGGGGATGGCAAGCATGAACATCCTACCCAGGAACTTCTTGATGAGTTCACCTTCATGGAGGACAATACCTGGCAGACCGATTCGATCCACCTTGCACTTGTAGGTGACTTGTACCATGGACGTACCGTTCATTCGAAAGCAGCTGGCCTGCGGATTTTTGAAAAAGTCAGGGTTGACCTCATTGCCCCCCCCGAATTGGCCATGCCTGAGAACTATCTTTTGGAAATGAAGAAAAATGGCTTCGATATAAGACAATTCTCATCCATCGAGGAATACCTGAAGCAATCGGATATTGCCGACAAGTGGTATTTTACCAGACCACAGTTGGAAAGAATGGGTGACCGGATTCTCCAAAGGCAAGATGAACTGCGTAATTCCATAACCTTTCGCAAGGAATTCATGGGGAAACTCCCGGAAAATACAAAATTCTACCATCCTCTCCCGCGTCATAAAGTTACCCCAACGATTCCTACCTTCCTTGACAACACCTCACTCAATGCCTGGGAGCGCCAGTCGATCAACGGGATGTATGTCCGCATTGCACTGCTTGCTTTGATCGGGGGGAAAATAGGTTCTGGCTTTGTGCCATCGGAAAGCAAGAGGGAGCGTGAAGACGAGGAATATATCTTTGAAGTTGCCCTTGACCAGGAAAAGCCCAAGGACAAAGTCATCAGTGAAGGAGTCCAGCCTATCCGTAACGGGATAGTAATCGATCATATCTGCCGCGGTGACAGCCCTTCAGAAATCAGGGACCATATGCGCTTGATCAGTAGTGTCCTGCACCTGGATGAAGAGAAAGGCGGGGAATGGGTCAGTTGCGGCCATAAGGATGAGACTACCTTCAAGGGAATCATCTTCAGGCCGGGTGCCAATGATTTGACCCGAAAGGAACTCAAACGCCTGGCAGCAGTGTCGCCTGGATGCACACTCAATATTATCAAGGAAGGGAAGGTAGAGAAAAAATACCGGATGCAGATGCCACCCCGAATCTATAATTTTGACGATCTTTCCTGTACGAACGAGGCTTGTATTTCTCACCCTGTCCAGAGTGAAGGGGTTCCTGCCATGTTTTATCGTACGGCAGACAATAAGTTTGCCTGTGCCTACTGTGGAAAGACTCATTCATTCAAGGAAATCTGGAAGAGTCGCAAGAAATAA
- a CDS encoding orotate phosphoribosyltransferase: MKTMDAITDYYGPLLAEEALRLGAIRLKPEDPFTWASGYRMPIYNDNRQLLAVPKARALVCSAFSEMLKALDFDPDNIAGTATAGIPHATSLADLLGKPLSYVRSAGKDHGLHQQIEGLGPSGSYEGAKVALIEDLISTGGSSINAVKAIVAAGGKCPYCLAIFTYGLQASVDAFRSLDPVCSPYTILTYERMVSTALKSGYVDKDGAALLSAWRTDPFGWGEKNGFKPVTK; the protein is encoded by the coding sequence ATGAAGACTATGGATGCCATTACCGATTATTATGGACCTTTACTGGCCGAAGAAGCCTTGCGCCTTGGGGCAATCCGGCTCAAGCCTGAGGACCCCTTTACCTGGGCAAGCGGCTATCGTATGCCAATCTACAATGATAACCGCCAGCTTCTTGCTGTCCCCAAGGCACGAGCCCTAGTTTGTTCTGCCTTCAGTGAGATGCTCAAGGCGCTTGACTTTGACCCAGATAACATTGCAGGAACTGCTACTGCGGGGATTCCCCATGCGACCAGCCTTGCTGATTTGCTTGGCAAACCTTTAAGTTATGTCCGGAGTGCCGGAAAGGATCATGGCCTGCACCAACAGATTGAAGGTCTGGGACCCAGTGGAAGCTATGAAGGGGCAAAGGTTGCCCTTATCGAGGATTTGATATCCACAGGGGGTTCCTCAATAAATGCCGTGAAAGCCATAGTTGCTGCCGGTGGGAAGTGCCCCTATTGCCTTGCAATCTTCACCTATGGTTTGCAGGCTTCTGTGGATGCCTTCCGTTCCTTGGATCCTGTATGTTCGCCTTATACCATTCTTACCTATGAGCGTATGGTTTCTACTGCACTGAAAAGCGGATATGTTGATAAAGATGGAGCTGCCTTGCTCTCAGCATGGCGCACAGACCCCTTCGGATGGGGAGAAAAGAACGGGTTTAAACCCGTAACCAAATAG